In Archocentrus centrarchus isolate MPI-CPG fArcCen1 chromosome 22, fArcCen1, whole genome shotgun sequence, one DNA window encodes the following:
- the colec11 gene encoding collectin-11 isoform X2: MTGEKLLLPMILMSAMMSLLPMQTSYGQHLPEESCTVQILVPGLKGEPGDKGQKGAPGRPGRVGPPGEIGPPGVKGHKGIMGRYGKVGPSGMKGSKGDPGDPGPRGPNGEPGVPCECTPMRKMIGEMDILVTQLSSELKFIKNAVAGIKETDSKVYLLVKEEKRYTEAEVYCQTRGGHLAMPKDEGANAAIAAYITEAGLSRVYIGIHDLDGEGVFTYVDRSPMTTFSKWRKGEPNNAYDDEDCAEMVASGEWTDVACHPTMYFVCEFDKDSI, from the exons ATGACAGGTGAGAAACTGTTACTACCAATGATACTAATGTCTGCAATGATGAGTTTATTACCAATGCAGACATCATATGGACAACACTTGCCAGAGGAGTCTTGCACTGTTCAGATCCTTGTCCCTGGACTCAAAG GAGAACCAGGAGATAAAGGGCAAAAAGGAGCACCTGGGAGACCGGGAAGAGTTGGCCCTCCGGGGGAGATCG GCCCACCTGGGGTTAAAGGACACAAAGGCATTATGGGACGTTATGGGAAAGTTGGCCCAAGTGGAATGAAAG GGTCCAAGGGAGATCCAGGTGACCCCGGTCCAAGGGGCCCTAACGGAGAGCCAG GTGTTCCCTGTGAGTGTACACCAATGAGGAAGATGATTGGTGAAATGGACATTCTTGTGACTCAGCTCTCCTCAGAActgaaattcattaaaaatg CTGTTGCTGGCATAAAAGAGACCGATAGTAAGGTCTATCTGTTGGTGAAGGAGGAGAAGCGCTACACCGAGGCTGAGGTCTACTGTCAGACGAGGGGAGGGCACCTGGCCATGCCGAAGGACGAGGGAGCCAACGCGGCCATTGCGGCGTACATAACCGAAGCTGGCCTGAGCAGAGTTTACATTGGCATTCATGACCTCGACGGAGAAGGCGTTTTCACCTACGTGGATCGCTCTCCCATGACCACTTTCAGCAAATGGAGAAAAGGAGAGCCCAACAACGCCTATGATGATGAGGACTGCGCTGAGATGGTGGCCTCTGGGGAGTGGACTGATGTGGCGTGCCATCCCACCATGTATTTTGTTTGTGAATTTGACAAGGACAGTATCTGA
- the colec11 gene encoding collectin-11 isoform X1, whose product MTGEKLLLPMILMSAMMSLLPMQTSYGQHLPEESCTVQILVPGLKGEPGDKGQKGAPGRPGRVGPPGEIGPPGVKGHKGIMGRYGKVGPSGMKGSKGDPGDPGPRGPNGEPGVPCECTPMRKMIGEMDILVTQLSSELKFIKNALPSPAAVAGIKETDSKVYLLVKEEKRYTEAEVYCQTRGGHLAMPKDEGANAAIAAYITEAGLSRVYIGIHDLDGEGVFTYVDRSPMTTFSKWRKGEPNNAYDDEDCAEMVASGEWTDVACHPTMYFVCEFDKDSI is encoded by the exons ATGACAGGTGAGAAACTGTTACTACCAATGATACTAATGTCTGCAATGATGAGTTTATTACCAATGCAGACATCATATGGACAACACTTGCCAGAGGAGTCTTGCACTGTTCAGATCCTTGTCCCTGGACTCAAAG GAGAACCAGGAGATAAAGGGCAAAAAGGAGCACCTGGGAGACCGGGAAGAGTTGGCCCTCCGGGGGAGATCG GCCCACCTGGGGTTAAAGGACACAAAGGCATTATGGGACGTTATGGGAAAGTTGGCCCAAGTGGAATGAAAG GGTCCAAGGGAGATCCAGGTGACCCCGGTCCAAGGGGCCCTAACGGAGAGCCAG GTGTTCCCTGTGAGTGTACACCAATGAGGAAGATGATTGGTGAAATGGACATTCTTGTGACTCAGCTCTCCTCAGAActgaaattcattaaaaatg CACTGCCCTCCCCTGCAGCTGTTGCTGGCATAAAAGAGACCGATAGTAAGGTCTATCTGTTGGTGAAGGAGGAGAAGCGCTACACCGAGGCTGAGGTCTACTGTCAGACGAGGGGAGGGCACCTGGCCATGCCGAAGGACGAGGGAGCCAACGCGGCCATTGCGGCGTACATAACCGAAGCTGGCCTGAGCAGAGTTTACATTGGCATTCATGACCTCGACGGAGAAGGCGTTTTCACCTACGTGGATCGCTCTCCCATGACCACTTTCAGCAAATGGAGAAAAGGAGAGCCCAACAACGCCTATGATGATGAGGACTGCGCTGAGATGGTGGCCTCTGGGGAGTGGACTGATGTGGCGTGCCATCCCACCATGTATTTTGTTTGTGAATTTGACAAGGACAGTATCTGA